The following are encoded together in the Lathyrus oleraceus cultivar Zhongwan6 chromosome 3, CAAS_Psat_ZW6_1.0, whole genome shotgun sequence genome:
- the LOC127128274 gene encoding enoyl-CoA delta isomerase 1, peroxisomal gives MCSLEKNGNIFILTLTGDGEHRLNPTLLNSIKSALHRVRQQATTSSALITTAHGKFFSNGYDIDWAQTFLDRITLVDDLLRSVVSDLLSLPMPTIAAVTGHASAAGYILALAHDYVLMRSDRGFLYMSEIDINRVIPAWFVAVVDAKVGDAAARRRIVMQADKVTAKEAVRLGIVDSAHDSAEETVKAAVGLGGDLVKRGWDGHVYAQNRKRFLGHVIRAVEDKSERNVESKL, from the coding sequence ATGTGTAGCTTAGAGAAGAACGGAAACATCTTCATCCTAACCCTAACCGGCGACGGCGAGCACCGACTCAACCCCACACTCCTCAACTCCATCAAATCCGCCCTCCACCGCGTCCGTCAACAAGCCACCACTTCCTCCGCCCTCATCACAACCGCCCATGGCAAATTCTTCTCCAACGGCTACGACATCGACTGGGCTCAAACCTTCTTAGATCGCATAACCCTCGTCGACGATTTACTCCGGTCCGTAGTCTCCGATCTCCTCTCTCTCCCTATGCCAACCATCGCCGCCGTCACAGGTCACGCCTCTGCCGCAGGTTACATCCTCGCACTCGCTCACGACTACGTTTTGATGCGATCCGATCGAGGATTCCTCTACATGAGCGAGATCGACATCAATCGTGTTATTCCGGCTTGGtttgttgctgttgttgatgCTAAGGTTGGTGATGCTGCGGCTCGCCGGAGGATAGTGATGCAGGCGGATAAGGTCACGGCTAAGGAGGCGGTGAGGTTGGGGATTGTTGACTCGGCGCATGATAGCGCTGAGGAGACGGTTAAGGCTGCGGTTGGTTTGGGTGGTGATTTGGTGAAGCGTGGATGGGATGGACACGTGTATGCTCAGAATCGGAAGAGGTTTTTGGGTCATGTGATTCGGGCAGTTGAAGATAAAAGTGAGAGAAACGTTGAATCGAAACTTTAG